A section of the Lentimicrobiaceae bacterium genome encodes:
- the ribE gene encoding 6,7-dimethyl-8-ribityllumazine synthase has product MKTFEGKLIAEGLNFGIVVARFNEFIGVKLLGGALDAIKRHGGNEENISIAWAPGSFEIPLIAKRMATSGKYDTVICLGAVIRGATPHFDLVAGEVAKGIALVSLETNVPVIFGVLSTDTIEQAIERAGTKAGNKGFDAAVAAIEMANLLKQL; this is encoded by the coding sequence ATGAAAACATTTGAAGGAAAATTAATTGCCGAAGGTTTAAATTTTGGGATTGTAGTGGCTCGTTTTAACGAGTTTATTGGTGTCAAATTACTGGGCGGCGCACTTGATGCCATTAAGCGTCATGGTGGAAATGAAGAAAATATAAGTATTGCCTGGGCTCCGGGTTCATTTGAAATCCCTTTGATAGCTAAACGAATGGCAACGAGTGGTAAATATGATACAGTCATTTGTCTGGGCGCTGTGATTCGTGGTGCCACGCCTCATTTCGATCTGGTAGCCGGAGAAGTGGCAAAAGGCATTGCGCTGGTAAGCCTCGAAACCAACGTTCCCGTTATTTTTGGCGTATTATCCACCGATACCATTGAGCAAGCCATTGAACGTGCCGGAACAAAAGCCGGGAATAAAGGCTTTGATGCCGCCGTTGCTGCCATTGAAATGGCAAATCTGTTGAAGCAACTTTAA
- a CDS encoding riboflavin synthase, giving the protein MFTGIIEEIGTLKAISHGQRSATLEISALKVLEGSRVGDSIAVNGICLTVTSIGKGSFIVDAMPETLGRSNLGSLQTGSKINLERALRLGDRLGGHLVSGHIDGEGIIFSFREDDNAIRIRITANQSLLRYIIEKGSVAVDGISLTVTHVDDKSFEVSVIPHTKNETTLCGKRPGERVNLETDMIGKYIERFSGFSADPQIKESKDISIDFLKENGYF; this is encoded by the coding sequence ATGTTCACAGGAATTATTGAAGAAATAGGCACATTAAAAGCCATCAGCCACGGACAACGCTCAGCCACACTTGAAATAAGCGCTTTAAAGGTACTGGAAGGAAGCCGGGTAGGGGACAGCATTGCCGTGAACGGAATTTGTCTTACCGTAACTTCCATCGGCAAAGGTTCATTTATTGTTGATGCAATGCCTGAAACGCTTGGCCGTAGCAATCTGGGATCGCTCCAGACAGGCAGCAAAATAAATCTGGAACGGGCGTTGCGATTGGGCGATCGTCTTGGCGGACATCTTGTCAGCGGGCATATTGACGGCGAAGGCATTATTTTTAGTTTTCGCGAAGACGATAATGCCATCCGGATACGTATTACTGCAAATCAATCGTTGCTGCGCTATATTATTGAAAAAGGATCGGTTGCCGTTGACGGGATTAGTTTAACCGTAACCCATGTGGATGATAAAAGCTTTGAAGTGTCGGTTATTCCACACACAAAAAATGAAACTACCCTTTGCGGTAAACGACCGGGCGAAAGAGTAAATCTTGAAACGGATATGATAGGAAAATACATTGAGCGCTTTTCAGGCTTTAGTGCTGATCCGCAAATCAAAGAATCAAAGGATATCAGTATTGATTTCCTTAAAGAAAACGGATACTTTTAA
- a CDS encoding bifunctional 3,4-dihydroxy-2-butanone-4-phosphate synthase/GTP cyclohydrolase II, translating into MKPFNSIEEAIGDIRQGKMIVVVDDESRENEGDIIIAAEKVTPEAVNFMVKHAGGLICMPVTRKRMDELQIYYMVQRNTDSKQTAFTVSVDWHESTTGISAYERAQTILHMINPKSKPKDFTRPGHIFPLIAKERGVLERAGHTEAAVDLARMAGLYPAGVICEIMNEDGSMARVPDLTAFVEKHKLKFITVADLISYRRKHESIIERKAKAELPTAYGDFKAYGYVDKINGEHHVALVKGNIHDNEPVLVRIHSECLTGDVFGSKRCDCGEQLHEAMRRIEEAGRGVLLYLRQEGRGIGLINKLKAYELQEKGMDTVEANIALGFRADLRDYSVGAEILVDLGVKKIILMTNNPTKVAGLSGYGLEVVERQPIEMACNEENHFYMQTKLHKLGHLLHVQ; encoded by the coding sequence ATGAAACCATTTAATTCGATAGAAGAAGCTATCGGGGATATTCGCCAGGGAAAAATGATTGTTGTGGTAGATGACGAGTCTCGTGAAAACGAAGGCGATATTATTATTGCTGCCGAAAAAGTTACTCCGGAAGCGGTTAACTTCATGGTAAAACATGCCGGAGGATTGATTTGCATGCCTGTTACGCGTAAACGTATGGATGAGTTACAGATTTACTATATGGTTCAACGGAATACCGATAGCAAACAAACTGCATTTACCGTTTCTGTTGACTGGCATGAATCCACCACAGGAATCTCTGCCTACGAAAGGGCTCAAACTATTCTGCACATGATTAATCCAAAGTCAAAGCCAAAAGACTTTACCCGTCCGGGACATATATTTCCGTTAATTGCCAAGGAACGTGGCGTTTTGGAGCGTGCCGGACATACGGAAGCTGCCGTTGACCTTGCCCGCATGGCCGGACTTTATCCGGCCGGAGTCATCTGCGAAATAATGAATGAAGACGGCTCGATGGCACGTGTGCCTGATTTAACAGCATTTGTAGAGAAACATAAACTGAAATTTATTACCGTTGCTGATTTGATCAGCTACCGCCGGAAGCATGAATCCATAATTGAACGAAAAGCTAAGGCAGAATTACCCACTGCTTATGGCGATTTTAAGGCTTATGGTTATGTGGATAAAATCAATGGCGAACATCATGTTGCATTGGTTAAAGGCAATATTCACGACAACGAACCGGTGCTGGTACGCATCCATTCCGAATGTTTGACGGGCGATGTTTTCGGATCAAAACGCTGCGATTGCGGAGAACAATTACACGAAGCTATGCGTCGCATCGAGGAAGCCGGAAGAGGAGTATTGCTTTATCTGCGTCAGGAAGGGCGGGGGATAGGCCTGATCAATAAATTGAAAGCCTATGAACTACAGGAAAAAGGCATGGATACCGTAGAAGCGAATATTGCCCTTGGTTTTAGAGCCGATCTTCGTGATTATAGTGTAGGTGCAGAGATATTAGTTGACCTTGGCGTAAAAAAAATCATACTCATGACAAATAATCCTACCAAAGTGGCAGGGCTTTCAGGGTATGGGCTTGAGGTGGTGGAACGCCAACCTATCGAAATGGCCTGTAATGAAGAAAATCATTTCTATATGCAAACCAAGTTGCACAAACTGGGGCATTTGTTGCATGTACAGTAA